From the Martelella mediterranea DSM 17316 genome, one window contains:
- a CDS encoding GNAT family N-acetyltransferase, whose amino-acid sequence MYCVTPSSAAMASSAPDTSIRPYRAEDNAALVDIWHRASSVAHDFLPAELLVAQKKLVSEKYLPETETWVAVNGETPVGFIGLIDSFIGGLFVSPDCQGGGIGSALLDHAFRLKGHLLLEVYAANTRALSFYRRHGFCGIKRRQTDDNGLPFPLIMMQKPVPTTWQRSDRYAQD is encoded by the coding sequence ATGTATTGCGTAACCCCTTCTTCCGCCGCCATGGCCTCTTCCGCACCCGACACGTCCATCCGCCCCTATCGGGCGGAGGACAATGCCGCACTTGTCGACATCTGGCATCGGGCCTCGTCCGTCGCCCATGATTTTCTGCCGGCCGAGTTGCTCGTCGCGCAGAAGAAGCTGGTGTCGGAAAAATACCTGCCGGAAACGGAGACCTGGGTGGCGGTCAACGGCGAAACGCCCGTCGGCTTCATCGGCCTGATCGACAGCTTCATCGGCGGCCTGTTCGTCTCGCCGGATTGCCAGGGCGGCGGCATCGGCTCCGCGCTGCTCGACCACGCCTTCCGTCTGAAGGGCCACCTGCTGCTGGAAGTCTATGCCGCCAACACCCGCGCGCTTTCCTTCTACCGCCGCCACGGTTTTTGCGGCATCAAGCGGCGGCAGACCGACGACAACGGCCTGCCCTTCCCGCTGATCATGATGCAGAAACCGGTTCCGACGACATGGCAGCGGTCGGACCGGTACGCTCAGGACTGA